One stretch of Bacteroidota bacterium DNA includes these proteins:
- a CDS encoding response regulator, producing the protein MDQSTPHQKILVIDDEESYREIIALTLGCNGYEVIEATNGLDGLAAAKMHTPDLILCDVNMPKMDGITLLSTLKVEPEFAWIPFIFLTGNASTSDRRKGMQLGADDYLTKPFTSDELIASVETRLSKKNTQQKYYESQFEDIKSNFIYALPHEFRTPLNGILGFSQILMEEQNIPADEIKELGSRIHKSGQRLHHLLENLIMFGQLQLWIHDQQKIIELQSTSTLIIEVIRMASEKLMKKYGRTDAVRLSLKDCITQISSVLLTKIVSEIIDNALKFSETGAFVSVSSEECGSNIHIVVQDVGRGISEEQIKKITGFQQFERGYYEQQGAGLGLAIAKTLTELHSGDLLINSNGMKGTTVTISLPKAIQH; encoded by the coding sequence ATGGACCAATCGACACCACATCAAAAGATTCTCGTTATAGACGATGAAGAGAGTTATCGTGAAATTATTGCTTTGACGCTCGGCTGCAACGGATACGAAGTGATTGAAGCAACGAATGGTTTAGATGGACTGGCCGCAGCAAAAATGCACACTCCCGATCTTATTCTTTGCGATGTGAATATGCCGAAAATGGACGGCATTACTCTGCTCAGCACTTTAAAAGTAGAACCGGAATTTGCCTGGATTCCCTTTATTTTTTTAACCGGAAATGCCAGCACAAGCGATCGCAGAAAAGGAATGCAGCTTGGCGCAGATGATTACCTCACAAAGCCATTTACGTCCGACGAATTGATTGCTTCCGTTGAGACACGCTTATCAAAAAAAAATACTCAGCAAAAATATTACGAATCGCAATTCGAGGATATTAAATCGAACTTCATCTATGCTCTTCCTCATGAATTTCGTACGCCCTTGAATGGAATTCTGGGCTTTTCACAAATTCTTATGGAAGAACAGAATATTCCCGCCGATGAAATAAAAGAGTTGGGTTCGCGAATCCACAAGTCAGGGCAGCGGCTTCATCATCTATTGGAAAACTTGATTATGTTTGGACAGCTGCAATTATGGATTCATGATCAACAAAAAATAATTGAATTGCAGAGCACCTCTACATTAATCATTGAAGTGATTCGCATGGCATCAGAGAAGCTGATGAAAAAATATGGACGGACAGATGCGGTACGGTTGTCGCTGAAGGATTGCATCACACAAATTTCGTCGGTACTGTTGACGAAGATTGTCAGTGAAATTATCGATAATGCTTTAAAATTTTCCGAGACTGGTGCATTTGTCTCCGTCTCCAGTGAGGAGTGCGGTTCGAATATTCACATCGTGGTGCAGGATGTTGGCAGAGGGATATCGGAAGAACAAATTAAAAAAATTACTGGATTTCAGCAGTTTGAACGGGGATATTACGAACAGCAAGGAGCCGGATTGGGTTTAGCAATTGCCAAAACTCTTACTGAATTGCATAGCGGAGATCTTCTTATCAACAGCAATGGGATGAAGGGGACAACGGTCACAATCTCGTTGCCAAAAGCAATACAACATTGA
- a CDS encoding hybrid sensor histidine kinase/response regulator, with protein sequence MKEQKQKILVVDDEIDLRNIITDILTDAGYETYLAEDGIQGLTLAKTILPDLILCDIQMPSMNGYELLNMVKTDPEMGNVPFVFMTGVNVGQFDLRKGMDLGADDYLTKPFSADDLINAVRTRLRKKQLWQKFLDSKIEKTQTGFIVLLSNELHILVMDILEHAQSLLAENDFSPERIQKTAQKINRSGKRLSRLHENILYYAMLQLWVTDHEKIASFRREVTSSYLHILHSIVHENVREQDRKDSIVLSCTDAALQISPADFGKMMDELVDNACKFSNPTSTIYISSEKNQQGIQLTIRDEGRGMSKEEIDSVESLMDNKQQIYRRDESGLGLTITKSIAELYGGTLTINSEVNKGTSITVTLPIAKISN encoded by the coding sequence ATGAAAGAACAAAAACAAAAAATCCTGGTCGTGGATGATGAAATCGATCTTCGAAATATCATTACCGATATTCTTACCGATGCCGGATATGAAACATATTTGGCGGAAGACGGAATACAGGGATTGACGCTGGCCAAAACGATCCTGCCGGATCTTATTCTTTGCGACATTCAAATGCCTTCCATGAATGGATATGAACTTTTAAACATGGTAAAAACAGATCCGGAGATGGGAAATGTCCCGTTTGTTTTTATGACCGGTGTAAATGTGGGGCAATTCGATCTTCGTAAAGGAATGGATCTTGGTGCGGATGATTATCTCACCAAACCCTTCAGCGCGGATGATCTGATTAATGCCGTGCGGACGCGATTACGGAAAAAACAATTATGGCAAAAATTTCTCGATTCAAAAATAGAAAAGACACAAACCGGCTTCATTGTATTACTGTCCAATGAACTGCATATTTTAGTGATGGATATACTCGAACACGCACAATCCCTTCTTGCGGAAAACGATTTCTCTCCGGAAAGAATCCAAAAAACTGCGCAAAAAATCAATCGTTCGGGAAAACGCTTAAGTCGTTTACACGAAAATATTCTATACTATGCCATGCTACAATTGTGGGTGACCGACCATGAAAAGATTGCATCGTTCCGTCGGGAAGTCACTTCGTCGTACCTTCACATTCTTCATTCCATCGTTCATGAAAATGTCCGCGAACAAGACCGAAAAGATTCGATCGTTCTTTCCTGTACTGATGCGGCATTACAAATTTCTCCTGCTGATTTTGGAAAGATGATGGATGAACTGGTTGATAATGCCTGCAAGTTTTCCAATCCTACTAGCACGATATATATCTCTTCTGAAAAGAACCAACAGGGCATTCAATTAACAATCCGTGATGAAGGCCGCGGGATGTCGAAAGAGGAAATTGACAGCGTGGAATCCTTAATGGACAACAAGCAACAAATATACCGGCGTGATGAGTCTGGGTTGGGACTGACAATTACGAAATCTATTGCAGAACTTTACGGGGGCACGCTTACCATTAACAGCGAAGTGAATAAAGGTACTTCCATTACCGTCACGTTGCCGATTGCAAAAATAAGTAACTGA
- a CDS encoding PAS domain S-box protein, with amino-acid sequence MSLKVPKKNENGRTHFLTYRSSDIPFHTVILYIIFGFAWIYFSDQLLSIITTDTTVFQTLQTYKGFMFVVVTAFLLFILLKSRLRVMETERLKKIRSEYKLTDSEDRYRSMLDNMMEGCQIIGFNWCYIYMNDAAEKHNRCSREQLLGNLYTDMWPGIELTTLYDVIKRCMEQREVNHIEYEFTFPDDTKSWFDLSIQPIPDGVFILSIDITERKHAEIVISKLNRINRVMTNINQLIVRTRDIDEVFREACSIAVQDGKFLMAWVGIKNEITNTLDVVASAGMAEEYLESINIDFNDKARSSGPTGLTVSKGVHHFISDIENDPSMAPWRSAASKAGFKSSAAFPLILHSKVVGAFTLYAGEKNFFTTDERTLLDELAMDISFAMEVTEGERERQKVYEALQESETIFSQLMEHSPIYIFFKDDQIRSLRLSKNFETMLGKPIEAILGKTMDELFPSTFAKKMIEDDKRILKEGKQVDIEEELNGRSYNTIKFPIYHKGTARYLAGYTIDVTEKKKSESALIESMRFALATVNALSSHIAILDDKGSIITTNKAWDEFAEANGCRSANVGAGINYLSTCDNAQGNNAEDAIAIAAGIRSVISKERDEFNLEYPCHSSTEHRWFYASVTRFPGEGAVRVVISHENITRRKIIEEALRERELKYRLLADNITDVLWILDLQQKRFKYCSPSVEKLRGYTVEEILQQPLEKALTPSSLKLLQESLTSELQNFLEGKPGAGSYHIEIEQPCKDGSTVWTDISATFVRNDQGDVDVIGVSRNISERKKMELIIRDNEERYRLLFENSGEAILLTRLNGEILSANPSACSMFGRTEEEICAVGRAGLVDMNDPRLIASLKERELTGKFKGELNMLRRDGASFPAYVTSISFVDAKGDLKNSMTITDLTERKRAEKELWQSQQIYRELVNSIDGIVWESDAKTFQFSFVSEQAKRILGFSPARWIQEPTFWMDHLHPEDREQTVAFCITATKEKRNHEFEYRMIAADGRVVWLHDIVNVSLKDGEPEKLRGLMLDITSSKQAEIQLQESEERFRTIVENVRQAYFEADKRSLFTYCNPGLMVISGYTEKELIGTSSLRLVVDEHRDGVIHQYRTWINEHQKEATCEFQVKKKNGEIFWVEQISHLNYSDDGTLISATNFLRDIDERKQAEKVLRLRESYLTAIVENQPGLIWLKDNDGRYLMVNRLFAETCSKASPAELVGKTDRDIWPKELAEKYIADDKKVIKDKIGIVVEEPVIDRDITKLFETFKTPIFNDIGETIGTTGFSRDVSERKETEKQMEMLAHALRSISECVSITDMNDNIFFVNNAFCSTYGYERYEVIGKHVSILQSSKNDPAIIAEILPSTLQGGWRGELLNRRKNGQEFFIELSTSSIQNDQGETLALIGVAKDITERKKIEEVLVENELKLKNIIENSTNVFYMHDVDHTLHFLSPQITQLLGYNVEEALISWREFTTDNPVNENGYRLTVRAIETGVAQPPYELELHHKNGTKVWVEVREAPLVHEGKTVSIVGSLNDITERKRAEEILKESEKKFRSVVEDAVENIFTIDIKGHFTYANPITLQSTGYSFEELRHLRYSDLVEPKYKNAIQRIYLRQYQLRKEFVTTEFPFRTKTGDIKWFNQNTRLIIENGTVKGFFSIARDVTERRIAEEKLRESEERLRLSIQAANQGLFDLNIQTGEMIVNPEYAIMLGYDPATFVETNSLWIDRLHPDDKERTRQAYINYISGVSNEYRIEFRQKTKSGAWKWILSLGRIIEYTTNGKPLRMLGAHTDIDDIKRAEEMQVLQTTALESAANAIVITDLDGQIVWANNSFTRITGYSVEEAIGGKPSLLKSGKQTQQFYEKLWNTIKSGEVWRGNIVNKRKDGSFYDDEMTITPVRNASNVITHFVAVKQDVTDRNIAVQRMKEQAMLLDEAHEAIIVRDMDYRVMYWNKGAERLFGWLATDAIGKDFRSLVYLEKNDFSKEMEQLYKEGNFSGEFKLRTKQLQTIVVDIRFNVINDEEGNPKSILSMSNDITDKKKIEAQLLRTQRMGSLGTLAGGIAHDLNNVLAPILLAVEFLKRTYVNDSSQKILESVESSTRRGSEIVKQILTFARGVETQKILIQPRHLIKEIIGIFKQTFPRSIKISSDIPTNTWTIMGDPTHFHQLVMNLGVNARDAMPDGGSLSITASNEVIDEQYVRMNIDAVVGRYVQFSIKDTGIGMAPQIIDHIFEPFFTTKEIGKGTGLGLSTVYTIVKSHGGFIKVQSEVGKGTTFNVFLPATVSNAVVAGTKALQQDYFGKGELILVVDDEASIRDVTKYTLELYNYVVITAADGAEGVARFAELHDKVALVLTDMMMPVMDGNHLITALRRMNPDIKIIASSGLIDKPKSVEGDKNAVNGFIDKPYTAEKLMTMVSSVIKGVPTQPES; translated from the coding sequence ATGAGTTTGAAAGTACCAAAAAAAAATGAAAATGGCCGAACACATTTTTTAACCTACCGATCATCTGATATCCCTTTTCACACCGTAATTCTCTATATCATTTTCGGATTCGCTTGGATTTACTTCTCCGATCAACTCCTTTCCATTATCACAACCGACACGACAGTTTTTCAGACATTACAAACGTATAAAGGATTTATGTTCGTTGTGGTTACTGCATTTCTATTGTTCATACTTCTCAAAAGCAGACTGCGGGTGATGGAAACAGAACGGTTAAAAAAAATCCGTTCAGAGTATAAATTGACCGATTCAGAAGACCGGTACCGTTCTATGCTGGACAATATGATGGAAGGATGTCAAATTATCGGATTTAATTGGTGCTACATCTATATGAATGATGCAGCAGAAAAACATAACCGATGTTCAAGAGAGCAACTGTTGGGAAATCTCTATACCGACATGTGGCCCGGTATTGAATTGACAACACTATATGATGTCATTAAGCGGTGCATGGAACAGAGAGAAGTTAATCATATTGAGTACGAGTTTACATTTCCAGACGACACGAAAAGCTGGTTTGATTTAAGTATTCAACCAATTCCTGACGGTGTCTTTATTCTTTCCATCGACATTACGGAACGAAAACATGCAGAAATAGTTATTTCAAAACTCAATCGTATCAATCGCGTCATGACGAATATTAATCAATTGATTGTTCGGACAAGAGACATTGATGAAGTATTTCGAGAGGCGTGTTCCATTGCCGTGCAAGATGGAAAATTCTTAATGGCGTGGGTTGGTATTAAAAATGAAATAACGAATACACTTGATGTGGTGGCATCTGCTGGTATGGCTGAAGAATATTTAGAGTCGATTAATATCGATTTCAACGACAAGGCCCGGTCAAGCGGACCGACAGGTCTCACTGTTTCCAAAGGTGTGCACCATTTTATCTCCGATATCGAAAACGATCCTTCGATGGCGCCGTGGAGAAGCGCTGCATCGAAAGCGGGCTTTAAATCGTCAGCAGCATTTCCATTGATTCTTCATAGCAAAGTTGTCGGGGCATTTACACTCTATGCTGGAGAAAAAAATTTCTTTACCACCGACGAACGTACGTTATTGGATGAACTTGCCATGGACATTTCCTTTGCGATGGAAGTTACCGAAGGAGAACGTGAGCGTCAAAAAGTATATGAAGCACTGCAGGAAAGCGAAACAATTTTTTCGCAACTTATGGAGCACAGCCCCATTTACATTTTTTTCAAAGACGATCAAATACGCTCTCTCCGATTGAGCAAAAATTTTGAAACAATGCTCGGAAAACCAATCGAAGCAATACTCGGAAAAACAATGGACGAGTTGTTTCCTTCCACGTTTGCTAAAAAAATGATTGAGGATGATAAGCGGATTTTGAAGGAGGGAAAGCAGGTTGATATTGAAGAAGAATTAAATGGGCGTAGTTATAACACCATTAAATTTCCCATCTATCACAAAGGTACGGCCCGATATCTTGCCGGTTATACTATTGATGTGACAGAAAAGAAAAAATCGGAATCGGCATTGATTGAATCCATGCGATTCGCTCTTGCAACGGTCAATGCACTTTCTTCCCACATTGCAATTTTAGATGACAAAGGATCTATTATTACAACGAACAAAGCGTGGGATGAATTTGCTGAAGCCAATGGATGCCGTTCTGCCAATGTCGGTGCGGGGATCAATTATCTTTCCACATGCGATAATGCGCAAGGCAACAACGCAGAAGATGCAATTGCTATAGCGGCGGGAATACGTTCGGTCATTTCTAAAGAACGCGATGAATTCAACCTTGAATATCCTTGTCATTCATCCACGGAGCATCGATGGTTTTATGCAAGTGTTACCCGATTTCCGGGTGAAGGAGCTGTTCGTGTCGTTATTTCCCATGAAAATATCACCAGACGGAAAATTATCGAAGAAGCGCTGCGAGAGCGGGAGTTAAAATACCGACTGCTTGCCGATAATATTACGGATGTCTTGTGGATACTCGATTTGCAGCAAAAGCGGTTTAAATACTGCAGTCCGTCGGTGGAAAAATTACGCGGATACACCGTTGAAGAAATACTACAGCAGCCGCTGGAAAAAGCGTTAACGCCTTCTTCGTTGAAACTTCTTCAAGAATCACTGACAAGTGAATTGCAGAATTTTCTGGAGGGTAAGCCCGGCGCAGGATCATATCATATTGAAATTGAGCAACCGTGTAAAGACGGATCAACGGTCTGGACGGATATCAGTGCAACATTTGTTCGAAATGATCAAGGAGATGTTGACGTTATTGGTGTATCCCGCAATATATCCGAACGGAAGAAGATGGAGTTGATCATCCGAGATAACGAAGAACGATACCGATTGTTATTTGAAAACAGTGGCGAAGCAATTCTGCTGACACGTTTAAATGGAGAAATTTTGTCCGCCAATCCTTCAGCATGTTCAATGTTCGGAAGAACCGAAGAAGAGATTTGCGCAGTGGGAAGAGCAGGGTTGGTGGATATGAATGACCCGCGGTTGATTGCATCATTAAAAGAACGAGAGCTAACAGGAAAATTTAAAGGTGAATTGAACATGCTGCGTCGAGATGGGGCATCCTTTCCCGCCTATGTCACTTCAATTTCTTTTGTGGACGCGAAAGGAGATTTGAAAAATAGTATGACCATCACCGATCTGACAGAACGTAAGCGTGCCGAAAAAGAACTGTGGCAATCGCAGCAGATCTATAGAGAACTGGTAAACTCGATTGATGGTATTGTATGGGAATCAGATGCGAAGACGTTTCAGTTTTCGTTTGTCAGCGAACAAGCAAAACGTATTCTTGGCTTTTCTCCGGCGCGCTGGATTCAAGAACCGACATTTTGGATGGATCACCTTCATCCCGAAGACCGTGAGCAAACCGTTGCATTTTGTATTACTGCGACGAAGGAAAAAAGAAATCACGAATTCGAATATCGAATGATTGCTGCTGACGGGCGTGTTGTCTGGCTTCATGATATTGTCAATGTATCGTTGAAGGATGGCGAACCGGAAAAGTTGAGGGGATTAATGCTGGATATCACCTCCTCCAAACAAGCGGAAATCCAATTGCAGGAAAGCGAAGAACGGTTCCGCACGATAGTTGAAAATGTCCGTCAGGCGTATTTTGAGGCCGATAAGAGAAGCTTATTTACCTATTGTAATCCCGGATTGATGGTCATTAGCGGATATACGGAAAAGGAACTGATCGGTACAAGTTCACTCCGGTTGGTGGTCGATGAGCATCGTGATGGAGTTATTCATCAATATCGCACATGGATAAACGAACACCAAAAAGAGGCAACATGCGAGTTTCAAGTGAAAAAGAAAAATGGAGAAATATTTTGGGTGGAGCAGATTTCCCATCTGAATTATTCCGATGATGGAACACTAATCAGTGCGACAAATTTCTTACGGGATATCGATGAACGCAAACAGGCAGAAAAAGTACTTCGGCTTCGTGAATCTTATTTGACGGCTATTGTTGAGAACCAACCGGGTTTAATTTGGCTGAAGGATAATGATGGACGTTACCTTATGGTAAATCGCCTCTTTGCGGAAACCTGCAGTAAAGCTTCGCCCGCAGAATTGGTCGGCAAAACCGATAGAGACATTTGGCCAAAAGAACTTGCGGAAAAGTACATTGCGGATGATAAAAAAGTGATCAAAGATAAAATTGGAATTGTTGTCGAGGAACCTGTCATCGATCGTGATATTACAAAATTGTTTGAGACCTTTAAGACACCAATTTTTAATGATATCGGTGAAACGATAGGTACGACTGGTTTCTCCCGCGACGTTTCTGAAAGAAAGGAAACGGAGAAACAGATGGAAATGTTGGCGCACGCATTGCGGAGTATCAGCGAATGCGTCAGTATTACCGATATGAATGACAACATCTTTTTTGTGAATAATGCTTTTTGCTCTACCTATGGTTATGAACGGTACGAAGTAATTGGTAAACATGTTTCTATACTTCAATCCTCCAAGAACGACCCTGCAATAATTGCAGAAATTTTACCGAGCACGCTACAAGGGGGATGGCGCGGTGAATTATTGAATCGTCGAAAAAATGGCCAAGAGTTTTTTATTGAACTTTCCACCTCTTCCATTCAAAATGATCAAGGGGAAACGTTAGCATTGATCGGTGTAGCAAAGGATATCACCGAACGGAAAAAAATTGAAGAAGTTTTGGTTGAGAACGAATTGAAGTTGAAAAATATCATTGAAAATAGTACAAACGTCTTCTATATGCACGATGTTGACCATACTCTGCATTTTTTGAGTCCCCAGATTACACAATTGTTAGGGTACAATGTTGAGGAAGCATTAATTAGCTGGAGAGAATTCACAACAGATAACCCGGTGAACGAGAACGGATATCGATTAACGGTCCGCGCAATTGAGACTGGCGTAGCACAGCCACCGTATGAACTGGAATTGCACCATAAAAACGGCACAAAAGTCTGGGTTGAAGTGCGGGAAGCCCCATTGGTCCATGAAGGTAAAACTGTCTCGATTGTCGGTTCGTTGAACGATATCACAGAACGGAAACGGGCGGAGGAAATTTTAAAGGAGTCGGAGAAAAAATTCCGTTCAGTTGTGGAAGATGCCGTAGAAAATATTTTTACCATCGATATCAAAGGGCACTTTACGTATGCAAACCCGATCACGTTGCAATCAACAGGGTATTCATTTGAAGAACTGCGGCACCTTCGGTATTCTGACCTTGTAGAACCGAAATATAAAAATGCAATACAGCGGATTTATTTGCGTCAATATCAACTGCGAAAGGAATTTGTGACAACCGAATTTCCTTTCCGGACGAAAACCGGTGACATTAAATGGTTCAATCAAAATACCCGGCTGATTATTGAAAATGGGACCGTAAAGGGATTCTTTTCGATTGCTCGTGATGTTACAGAACGCCGAATTGCTGAAGAAAAACTTCGCGAAAGCGAAGAACGTTTGCGTCTGTCAATTCAGGCGGCAAATCAAGGATTATTTGATTTAAACATTCAAACCGGCGAAATGATTGTGAACCCCGAGTATGCAATCATGCTGGGATACGATCCTGCCACATTTGTGGAAACGAACTCGCTGTGGATTGATCGGCTTCATCCCGATGATAAAGAACGGACACGCCAAGCGTATATCAATTATATCTCCGGAGTGTCCAACGAATATCGAATAGAATTCCGGCAAAAAACAAAATCCGGCGCTTGGAAATGGATCCTTTCCCTTGGAAGAATAATTGAATATACGACAAACGGGAAACCTCTGAGAATGTTAGGCGCACATACGGATATTGACGATATCAAACGGGCGGAAGAGATGCAGGTGTTACAGACAACAGCACTTGAATCTGCTGCGAACGCCATTGTGATCACAGATCTGGATGGTCAAATTGTCTGGGCAAATAATTCTTTTACAAGAATCACCGGTTATTCGGTGGAGGAAGCAATCGGAGGGAAACCCAGTCTCTTAAAATCCGGTAAACAAACGCAACAGTTCTACGAGAAATTATGGAACACCATCAAATCCGGTGAGGTGTGGAGGGGGAATATCGTCAATAAACGAAAGGATGGATCATTCTATGACGATGAAATGACTATCACTCCGGTGCGCAACGCCAGTAACGTTATCACACATTTTGTTGCCGTAAAACAAGATGTTACGGACCGGAACATTGCCGTTCAACGAATGAAGGAACAGGCGATGCTTCTTGATGAAGCTCACGAAGCGATCATCGTACGAGATATGGATTATAGGGTGATGTACTGGAATAAAGGTGCTGAACGGTTGTTCGGTTGGTTAGCAACGGATGCCATCGGAAAAGATTTCCGTTCATTGGTCTATCTTGAAAAAAATGATTTCAGTAAGGAAATGGAACAACTCTATAAGGAGGGAAATTTTTCAGGCGAGTTCAAGCTGCGAACCAAACAGCTTCAAACCATTGTTGTTGATATTCGTTTTAATGTGATCAACGATGAAGAAGGAAATCCAAAATCGATCCTCTCCATGAGCAATGACATTACCGATAAGAAAAAAATCGAAGCGCAGTTGCTGCGAACACAACGGATGGGAAGTTTAGGAACGCTCGCCGGAGGAATTGCACACGATCTCAATAATGTACTTGCCCCGATCTTATTGGCAGTGGAATTTTTAAAACGGACTTATGTAAATGATAGTTCGCAAAAGATTCTCGAATCAGTCGAATCCAGTACCCGCCGCGGTTCGGAGATTGTGAAACAGATTCTGACATTCGCCCGCGGAGTGGAGACGCAAAAAATTCTTATTCAACCGCGACATTTGATCAAAGAAATTATCGGGATCTTCAAACAGACATTCCCTCGCTCCATCAAAATTAGCAGCGACATTCCAACCAATACTTGGACAATCATGGGTGATCCGACTCATTTTCATCAGTTGGTGATGAATCTGGGCGTGAACGCGCGCGATGCCATGCCGGACGGCGGTTCGCTCTCAATCACCGCTTCCAATGAAGTGATTGATGAACAGTACGTTCGGATGAATATTGATGCAGTTGTCGGGCGGTATGTTCAGTTTTCCATCAAGGATACAGGGATCGGAATGGCTCCTCAGATCATTGATCATATCTTTGAACCGTTTTTTACGACAAAAGAAATTGGTAAAGGGACGGGTCTTGGATTATCAACTGTATACACTATCGTAAAAAGTCATGGCGGATTCATTAAAGTGCAAAGCGAAGTTGGTAAAGGGACTACGTTTAATGTCTTTTTGCCCGCTACAGTTTCAAACGCTGTTGTTGCGGGAACGAAAGCACTGCAGCAGGACTATTTTGGAAAGGGAGAATTAATATTGGTGGTAGATGATGAAGCATCGATCCGTGATGTTACGAAATATACCCTAGAGCTTTATAACTATGTTGTTATTACGGCAGCAGACGGCGCAGAAGGAGTCGCGCGGTTTGCCGAACTGCACGACAAAGTTGCACTCGTCTTGACGGATATGATGATGCCGGTGATGGATGGGAATCATTTAATCACGGCACTACGCAGAATGAATCCAGATATCAAGATTATCGCTTCCAGTGGATTAATCGATAAACCAAAAAGTGTTGAGGGGGATAAAAATGCAGTGAATGGATTTATTGATAAACCGTATACAGCGGAAAAATTAATGACCATGGTATCGTCGGTCATTAAAGGGGTTCCCACGCAGCCAGAGTCCTAA
- a CDS encoding HAMP domain-containing sensor histidine kinase gives MNATTTSTLRQRSSIEELYKQSQYFTKQLPFQYFSDSLSEFVTILNTHRQIVFCNQPLVTYLNAVDANEIIGKRPGEALRCQHSHITPGGCGTSEFCKMCGAFKAILKSQQGEEVVNECRIITDPDTKALDLSVHATPLTYNNESFTIFSLTDIGNEKRRKVLETLFFHDILNMVGGLLGYSELLKDASTDEAKEYAPIINRLVGDLSEQIMSQKELANAEQGTTKVSPTMIHSTSFLDSITIALRLHAASKDKIIIADQSTEDFIFVTDERLLRRVIVNLTKNALEATKVNGIVRISCKRKDREVQFTVQNSEVIPEDIQLQIFQRSFSTKGEGRGLGTYSVKLFTEHYLLGSVSFVSNKDDGTAFTVVLPMTLGTPSNEQTPVTNDLEKIFG, from the coding sequence ATGAACGCAACAACTACTTCAACACTTCGCCAACGCTCTTCAATAGAAGAGTTATACAAACAATCGCAATACTTCACCAAGCAGCTTCCTTTTCAATATTTTTCCGATTCACTCTCTGAATTCGTGACGATATTAAATACACATCGACAAATCGTATTCTGTAATCAGCCGTTGGTTACATATTTGAATGCCGTCGATGCAAACGAGATCATAGGAAAACGACCTGGTGAAGCACTTCGATGCCAGCATTCTCATATCACACCCGGCGGATGCGGAACATCTGAGTTTTGTAAAATGTGCGGTGCTTTCAAGGCAATTCTGAAAAGTCAACAGGGTGAAGAAGTTGTCAATGAATGCAGAATCATTACGGACCCGGATACCAAAGCATTGGATCTCTCCGTTCATGCCACACCGCTCACCTATAACAACGAATCTTTCACAATTTTTTCATTGACCGATATCGGAAATGAAAAACGGAGAAAAGTTCTCGAGACGTTATTCTTCCATGATATCCTGAACATGGTTGGCGGTTTGCTTGGATATTCAGAGTTGCTGAAAGATGCTTCAACGGATGAGGCGAAGGAATATGCTCCCATCATCAATAGACTTGTCGGTGATCTGAGCGAACAAATTATGTCGCAGAAAGAGTTGGCAAATGCAGAACAGGGTACCACCAAAGTATCTCCAACAATGATCCATTCAACATCATTTCTGGATTCCATTACCATTGCTCTCCGACTGCATGCGGCTTCAAAGGATAAGATCATTATCGCAGATCAATCAACAGAAGATTTTATTTTTGTAACGGACGAACGGTTGTTGCGTCGCGTTATCGTCAATCTTACGAAAAATGCTCTTGAAGCAACAAAGGTTAACGGCATTGTTCGAATTTCTTGTAAACGAAAGGATCGGGAAGTACAATTTACGGTTCAGAACAGTGAAGTAATTCCGGAAGACATTCAACTTCAGATTTTCCAACGATCATTTTCCACAAAAGGAGAAGGAAGAGGATTGGGAACATATAGTGTAAAACTTTTTACTGAACACTATTTGCTTGGCAGTGTTTCATTTGTTTCCAACAAAGATGATGGAACTGCTTTCACCGTTGTGCTGCCGATGACACTCGGCACTCCAAGTAATGAACAAACGCCGGTGACAAATGATTTAGAGAAAATTTTTGGGTAA